In Nitrospira sp., one DNA window encodes the following:
- a CDS encoding efflux RND transporter periplasmic adaptor subunit, giving the protein MRKDHRRIRLIHILACLVMSLMTVGSGCEFSASGDAAPKPPVPTPSEGIVRLPSDQVVSAGIEIHPVVRKEFRTHRDFPGTIAPNQHALAEVTTLVRGRVTEVYADLGQQVKGGDLLALLYSGELGIAQSAYLKAAARLYVAEQSYERAKMLLTEKVIGLAESQRRKGEMLSIRAEKREARDRLELYGMSEKQIRQLDGDHSIRSFVPIVAPFDGRVIGRNLTKGEVVETTEKLFVVADLSEVWVLANIPEKDIPYISAGPTPENQRVEVLVNAYPNQVFHGEITYVGDVLDVATRTMNLRLELPNPDKKLKPEMFATIRVYSEPEPNVLVVAEASVQRDRERKFVFVQREPSVFEVRDVKLGDSNGHEVKVLDGLREGESVVTKGAFVLKSELLGEQV; this is encoded by the coding sequence GTGAGGAAGGACCACCGGAGGATCAGACTGATTCACATTCTCGCATGTCTTGTCATGAGTCTCATGACCGTGGGGAGCGGTTGCGAGTTTTCTGCTTCCGGGGACGCGGCTCCGAAGCCTCCGGTGCCGACACCGTCCGAGGGGATCGTTCGATTGCCGAGTGACCAGGTAGTCAGTGCCGGGATAGAGATCCATCCCGTCGTTCGCAAGGAATTTCGAACCCATCGGGACTTCCCCGGCACTATCGCGCCGAACCAACATGCCTTGGCGGAAGTCACGACTCTGGTACGTGGACGGGTTACAGAAGTGTATGCGGATCTAGGCCAACAGGTGAAGGGGGGTGACCTGCTCGCTCTCTTATACAGCGGCGAATTGGGCATCGCGCAATCGGCTTATCTGAAGGCGGCTGCCAGGCTGTACGTTGCGGAACAATCCTACGAACGGGCAAAGATGCTGTTGACCGAAAAGGTCATCGGCTTGGCTGAGTCTCAACGGCGTAAGGGAGAAATGCTCAGTATTCGGGCGGAAAAACGAGAAGCTCGGGATCGATTGGAATTGTATGGGATGTCGGAAAAGCAGATTCGCCAACTCGATGGCGACCACTCGATTCGATCGTTCGTGCCGATCGTGGCGCCGTTCGACGGCCGGGTGATCGGCAGGAATCTGACCAAAGGAGAGGTCGTCGAGACGACAGAAAAGTTGTTCGTCGTCGCGGATCTTTCAGAGGTATGGGTGCTTGCCAACATTCCTGAAAAGGACATTCCCTATATCAGTGCCGGTCCGACCCCGGAAAATCAGCGCGTCGAAGTACTCGTCAATGCCTATCCGAACCAAGTCTTCCACGGGGAGATCACGTATGTCGGCGACGTGCTCGATGTCGCCACGAGGACGATGAATCTGCGGCTTGAACTCCCCAATCCGGACAAAAAGCTGAAGCCGGAAATGTTCGCGACGATCCGGGTGTATTCCGAGCCGGAGCCGAACGTTTTGGTCGTGGCGGAAGCCTCCGTCCAGCGAGATCGGGAACGAAAATTCGTGTTTGTGCAACGTGAGCCGAGCGTCTTCGAGGTCCGCGATGTGAAGCTGGGCGATTCCAACGGCCATGAGGTCAAGGTGCTGGATGGGCTTCGAGAAGGGGAATCGGTCGTGACGAAGGGCGCGTTCGTGCTCAAGTCCGAGCTTCTCGGGGAGCAGGTCTAG
- a CDS encoding CusA/CzcA family heavy metal efflux RND transporter, translated as MLASILEFSLRQRVLVVALTCLLGAGGFYAFRTIAIDAFPDVTTVLVQVVTKVPGLSPAEIERFVTFPMELQLTGAPGLTDIRSLSKVGLSMITVTFRDDIDIYLARQVVLERILEVQELLPPGAISQLVPNTTGLGEVYQFYLEGPRDNQPGFVISEADLMERRTLEDWVIRPLLKGLPDVVDVNSMGGFVKQYQVLVEPGMLRKYGLALHDVFGAVAKNNANAGGNILEKDDEKYVVRGVGLIKTLADIENIVVKEAHGTPVYVRDVAEVRIGHAVRHGAVVVNGDREAVAGIVLMLRGGNARDVVQSIKDKVEEIHHNDVLPGGLRIVPFYDRIELITAALNTVYKALMEGIVLVVAILFLFLGNVRSALIVTATLIVTPLVTFIIMDRAGLTANLMSLGGLVIAVGMMVDGSVVVVENVYRHLSEHRGDQVDRSGLIVRAVTEVGQPVIFGILIIILVFLPILTLQGMEGKMFQPLAYTIMIALVVSLAFSLTLSPVLCAMALNKGSEEDTWLLRSIKRAYLPMLNWAMAHRRTVLTSALVLLGASLSLFPFLGGEFIPILNEAAIAPQMIRYPSIALERSIEIEKQMQRAVLELPEVRMVVSKIGRTELGNDPQEPNASDPVISLVPIDQWTTAKTKQALDDAVRKRIEKVPGANFLISQPIQQRVDELVSGVRSEATVKILGDDLKELRTLAEKIQAIMSSIRGVGDIRVEQLFGQTYLTIDINRSKIARHGINVAHIQEIITTAIGQEAATRVYEGQKRFDLTFRYPEKYRDSVETISNILLTTATGALIPLGDLATVELREGPSLISREGLKRRIYVGFNTVGRDIESIVAEAQAKIDKEVKLPSGYQITWGGSFENMQRAMARLKIILPITIGLIFLLLFASFNSLRHAALIILNLPFALIGGIVALWLTGEYLSVPASVGFINLFGVAVLNGIVLVSYMNKLREDGHSLDDAVISGALLRLRPVLMTALVALLGLVPLAFANGIGSEVQRPLAVVVIGGLVSSTLLTLIMLPVLYRWLEGRSNHPMHPGGPQTESTVDGHRTTGKTPHGIGEPRFSRRPGEIPST; from the coding sequence ATGCTCGCCTCCATTCTGGAGTTCTCCCTCCGTCAACGGGTTCTTGTCGTGGCCCTGACCTGCCTGCTGGGTGCCGGAGGGTTCTATGCCTTCCGGACCATCGCGATCGATGCCTTTCCCGATGTGACCACTGTGTTGGTGCAAGTGGTCACCAAGGTTCCGGGATTGTCACCCGCCGAAATTGAACGATTCGTGACGTTTCCCATGGAGTTGCAATTGACCGGGGCGCCGGGACTCACCGATATCCGATCGCTCTCCAAGGTGGGCCTGTCCATGATTACCGTAACCTTTCGGGACGACATCGATATTTATCTGGCTCGCCAAGTCGTCCTCGAACGCATCCTCGAGGTTCAGGAACTGCTCCCGCCGGGGGCCATCTCACAGCTTGTTCCGAACACGACAGGGTTAGGGGAGGTCTATCAATTTTATCTGGAAGGACCTCGCGACAATCAGCCCGGGTTCGTGATCTCGGAAGCCGATCTGATGGAACGGCGCACGCTTGAAGACTGGGTGATCAGGCCCCTGCTCAAGGGACTGCCAGACGTTGTGGATGTCAATTCGATGGGCGGTTTCGTCAAACAATATCAGGTGCTCGTCGAACCGGGAATGCTCAGGAAATATGGCCTTGCGCTGCACGATGTGTTTGGTGCCGTCGCCAAGAACAACGCCAATGCCGGAGGAAACATTCTTGAGAAGGACGACGAGAAGTATGTGGTCCGTGGGGTGGGACTCATTAAGACGCTGGCGGATATTGAGAATATCGTCGTCAAAGAGGCACACGGAACACCGGTCTATGTCCGTGACGTGGCGGAAGTGCGGATCGGTCACGCCGTTCGGCATGGCGCCGTCGTCGTCAACGGTGATCGTGAAGCGGTCGCCGGCATTGTACTGATGCTCCGAGGCGGCAATGCCAGGGACGTGGTGCAATCCATCAAGGACAAAGTGGAAGAAATCCACCACAATGACGTCTTGCCCGGAGGCCTGCGCATCGTGCCGTTTTATGACCGCATCGAACTGATCACCGCGGCATTAAACACGGTCTATAAGGCACTGATGGAAGGCATCGTCCTGGTGGTGGCGATCTTATTCTTGTTCCTCGGCAACGTGCGCAGCGCGCTCATCGTGACAGCCACGTTGATCGTGACGCCGCTGGTCACCTTTATCATCATGGACCGCGCTGGGCTGACGGCCAATCTCATGTCACTCGGCGGACTGGTGATCGCGGTCGGGATGATGGTGGATGGCTCCGTGGTCGTCGTCGAGAACGTGTATCGCCATCTATCCGAACATCGCGGGGATCAAGTGGACCGAAGCGGCCTCATCGTCCGAGCGGTGACCGAAGTGGGGCAGCCGGTCATTTTCGGGATCCTGATCATCATTCTGGTCTTCCTGCCGATTCTCACCCTGCAGGGCATGGAAGGGAAAATGTTCCAACCCTTGGCCTATACGATCATGATTGCGTTGGTCGTGTCGCTGGCGTTCTCGCTGACGTTGTCTCCCGTGCTCTGCGCCATGGCGCTGAACAAGGGGAGCGAAGAAGATACCTGGCTGTTGCGGTCGATCAAACGCGCGTACCTTCCCATGTTGAATTGGGCCATGGCCCATCGTCGCACGGTCTTGACGAGTGCGCTGGTGCTTCTTGGAGCCAGCTTATCCCTGTTCCCGTTCCTGGGGGGAGAGTTCATCCCGATCCTGAACGAAGCGGCCATCGCTCCCCAAATGATCCGGTATCCGAGCATTGCGTTGGAACGGTCCATCGAGATCGAGAAGCAAATGCAGCGGGCCGTGCTTGAGTTGCCGGAAGTTCGGATGGTGGTTTCCAAGATCGGGCGTACTGAGCTTGGGAACGATCCCCAGGAACCGAACGCCAGCGATCCGGTGATCAGCCTGGTTCCGATAGATCAATGGACGACTGCCAAAACGAAGCAGGCACTCGATGACGCCGTCCGCAAACGTATTGAAAAGGTGCCCGGCGCGAATTTTCTCATCAGTCAGCCGATTCAGCAGCGGGTTGACGAGCTGGTGTCAGGAGTCCGATCTGAAGCGACGGTGAAAATTCTCGGTGACGATCTGAAAGAGTTGAGAACCCTTGCAGAAAAAATTCAGGCGATCATGAGCAGTATACGAGGCGTCGGCGATATTCGTGTCGAGCAATTGTTTGGTCAGACCTATCTGACGATCGATATCAACCGCAGCAAGATCGCCCGGCACGGTATTAATGTTGCGCATATTCAGGAAATCATCACCACGGCAATCGGCCAAGAAGCGGCCACTCGTGTCTATGAGGGGCAAAAGCGCTTCGACTTGACGTTTCGATACCCTGAAAAATACCGGGACAGCGTCGAGACGATCAGCAATATTCTCCTGACGACCGCCACCGGGGCGCTGATTCCGCTCGGTGATCTCGCCACGGTTGAACTACGCGAAGGACCCTCCCTGATCAGCCGAGAAGGGCTGAAACGGCGAATCTACGTGGGGTTCAACACAGTCGGGCGCGATATCGAGAGTATCGTTGCGGAAGCTCAAGCCAAGATCGACAAGGAGGTCAAACTTCCTTCCGGCTACCAAATCACCTGGGGCGGCTCGTTCGAGAACATGCAGCGAGCCATGGCGAGGCTGAAGATCATCCTGCCGATCACCATTGGCCTGATTTTTTTGTTGTTGTTCGCCTCGTTCAATTCGCTGCGCCATGCGGCGCTGATCATCTTGAATCTGCCGTTCGCGTTGATCGGAGGCATTGTCGCCCTCTGGCTGACAGGGGAATATCTCAGCGTGCCGGCGTCCGTCGGCTTCATCAATCTCTTCGGCGTGGCTGTGTTGAACGGGATTGTGCTTGTTTCCTATATGAATAAATTGCGAGAGGACGGCCATAGTTTGGATGACGCCGTCATCTCAGGCGCTCTGCTTCGGTTGCGTCCTGTCTTGATGACCGCTCTGGTGGCGCTGTTAGGGCTTGTCCCACTTGCATTTGCCAATGGGATCGGGTCCGAGGTGCAGCGGCCATTGGCGGTGGTCGTCATCGGCGGCCTCGTGAGTTCAACGCTGTTGACCTTGATCATGCTGCCGGTCCTCTATCGGTGGCTGGAAGGCCGCTCGAATCACCCGATGCATCCGGGGGGGCCACAAACCGAATCGACAGTTGATGGACACCGAACAACGGGCAAAACTCCTCATGGTATCGGTGAACCACGCTTCTCTCGCCGTCCCGGCGAGATACCATCGACATGA
- a CDS encoding DUF1778 domain-containing protein encodes MPVRSVRREKLDLRLSSADERTLEAAASMSNRSVSEFVRDSALSRADEMLADRRMFVLSQSKWVEFQAALDAPTRHNPRIQRLLTEPGFFDADTSSATAKKR; translated from the coding sequence ATGCCGGTCCGGTCAGTTCGTAGGGAAAAGCTGGATCTTCGATTGAGTTCTGCAGATGAGCGGACCTTGGAAGCCGCTGCCTCCATGTCCAATCGTTCCGTGAGTGAGTTTGTCCGGGACAGTGCCTTGTCTCGTGCGGATGAAATGCTGGCTGATCGTCGCATGTTCGTCTTGAGTCAGTCCAAGTGGGTTGAGTTTCAAGCCGCCCTGGATGCTCCAACTCGGCACAACCCCCGTATACAGCGTCTCTTGACCGAGCCGGGATTCTTTGACGCTGATACTTCTTCTGCAACGGCAAAGAAGCGTTGA
- a CDS encoding c-type cytochrome, with translation MNRLEMGKIFIKMVMGLAAIVAGSQLAIASPKAADSSSVDQTKGKRIFAQHCAGCHGTAGKGDGYVLLGPEPANLTKPATKTKSDAALLQTIHEGKPNMPSWKVRLSERDSRAVLAYIRTLAK, from the coding sequence ATGAATCGCCTAGAGATGGGCAAGATATTCATCAAGATGGTCATGGGGCTGGCGGCGATCGTAGCGGGAAGTCAGCTCGCGATCGCTTCGCCGAAAGCAGCCGATTCATCGAGTGTTGACCAGACCAAAGGGAAAAGAATTTTTGCCCAGCATTGCGCAGGATGTCATGGGACAGCAGGAAAAGGGGATGGGTATGTCCTGCTCGGTCCTGAACCGGCCAATCTTACAAAGCCGGCGACGAAGACAAAGTCGGATGCAGCCCTGCTTCAAACCATCCACGAAGGAAAGCCCAACATGCCTTCATGGAAAGTTCGCTTGTCGGAACGGGACAGTCGCGCCGTACTGGCCTATATCCGGACGTTGGCAAAGTAG
- a CDS encoding nucleotidyl transferase AbiEii/AbiGii toxin family protein, with protein sequence MAGHPSNLPASIHQRLLNHAKQQGRPLQELLQYFAIERFLFRLSQSPHATRFYLKGALMLRLWDAPLSRPTIDVDLMGRQILSQDELEQVIKDICVHAVPDDGCRFEAATVRAQPIRLEDQYGGIRVAFMSHIGKMRLNMQVDVGFGDVIVPGPIPIDFPVLLDFQAPHLLAYSPESAIAEKFQAMVLLDSANSRMKDFYDIWLLASGHPFEGSVVSHALQATFTRRQTPFPLDIPTALTDLFVKDRLKQTQWNAFVRKGHFAAEQMSLSAVVELLRDFLMPPMRAVANSERFDRHWPAGGPWT encoded by the coding sequence ATGGCCGGTCATCCATCCAATCTGCCGGCATCGATTCATCAGCGGCTGCTCAACCACGCGAAACAGCAAGGCCGGCCTCTTCAAGAGCTGCTCCAGTATTTTGCCATTGAACGATTCCTGTTCCGTCTCAGTCAATCGCCGCATGCCACCCGATTTTATCTCAAGGGGGCGCTCATGCTTCGGCTCTGGGATGCACCCCTGTCGCGTCCAACGATCGATGTGGATCTGATGGGGCGACAGATCTTGTCCCAGGATGAGCTGGAGCAGGTCATCAAGGACATCTGTGTGCACGCGGTGCCGGATGACGGCTGCCGCTTCGAGGCAGCCACCGTGCGAGCCCAGCCCATTCGGCTTGAAGATCAGTATGGGGGCATCCGTGTCGCATTCATGTCCCATATTGGGAAGATGCGGCTCAACATGCAGGTGGATGTCGGATTTGGTGACGTCATCGTTCCAGGACCGATTCCGATTGATTTCCCGGTACTCCTGGATTTTCAGGCCCCTCATCTTCTGGCGTACTCCCCTGAGAGTGCGATCGCGGAAAAATTTCAGGCGATGGTGCTGCTGGATTCAGCGAATAGCCGAATGAAGGATTTTTATGACATTTGGCTGCTTGCCAGCGGTCATCCATTTGAGGGCTCTGTTGTGAGCCACGCACTCCAGGCCACGTTTACGCGGCGACAGACCCCTTTCCCATTGGACATTCCCACTGCACTGACGGACCTTTTTGTGAAGGATCGCCTCAAACAGACACAGTGGAATGCCTTTGTCCGGAAAGGCCATTTTGCTGCTGAGCAGATGTCACTCAGTGCAGTTGTGGAGTTACTGCGAGACTTCCTGATGCCTCCCATGCGAGCCGTGGCCAACAGCGAGCGCTTTGACCGCCATTGGCCAGCCGGCGGGCCTTGGACGTGA
- a CDS encoding BrnT family toxin — protein sequence MRYEWDEAKNRSNRAKHGLDFADAEQVFAGRCVSFIDDRFDYGEKRLVTLGMLAGRVVVMAQPRASTR from the coding sequence GTGCGTTATGAATGGGACGAAGCCAAGAACCGCAGCAATCGTGCCAAGCACGGCTTGGACTTTGCCGATGCCGAACAGGTCTTCGCCGGCCGCTGCGTCAGCTTTATCGATGACCGTTTCGACTATGGAGAGAAACGGCTGGTTACTCTCGGAATGCTCGCGGGGCGTGTCGTGGTGATGGCTCAGCCCCGCGCAAGCACGAGGTGA
- a CDS encoding BrnA antitoxin family protein — protein sequence MSRKSIKSDVARLDRLKDRDINYSEIPPLDPSFFKKATQAWPPAKQQVTVRLDVDVLNWLKLHGKGYQTRLNRILRAAMEHQTQHQQHMPKNRTRSRRRPHAA from the coding sequence GTGAGTAGAAAATCTATCAAAAGCGACGTGGCGAGACTTGACCGACTAAAGGATCGGGACATCAACTATTCGGAGATTCCACCGCTGGATCCTTCGTTTTTCAAGAAGGCGACCCAGGCCTGGCCACCGGCGAAGCAACAAGTCACGGTGCGCCTGGACGTCGATGTGCTCAACTGGCTCAAACTGCACGGGAAGGGCTATCAGACTCGACTGAACCGCATTTTGCGCGCAGCCATGGAGCACCAGACTCAGCACCAGCAACACATGCCGAAAAATCGTACACGATCGCGTCGGCGCCCCCATGCGGCGTAA
- a CDS encoding TolC family protein — translation MRLIPALVCGMTISLSMATASAESLEQIYNLDMIVNLALARNPLVSIAEGNIDQQKGNQTTAGAYPNPTVTGHGGQGKLKDTIVGPPENILSVTEYNVMVGQPIEWPAMRAARRQVADLGVVTANVGMVETRLNLVSQVKVAFYDLLLAQQGADLARQNLDIVEGVTRIVNTRVKSGEAPQFESIKAEVEVLKARQHLARADNFVRNSRVVVDTLTGGALGPTYMVHGEFRMLPRDLQIERLMARMMEQHPSIQRLMKSVEQSDWKIEFERQARMPTVTLNGGFWREIGREAVQGGLSVPMPLWYRRQGEIAASLGAKRREEAELLRMRNDLGRAISQHFQDVRTTGELIEVFDKGLLRQAQEALRIAQFSFQQGASSLLEVLDAQRVQRQILLDYALARHDLSVSLARLEQAVGGLL, via the coding sequence ATGAGACTGATTCCGGCTCTGGTTTGTGGGATGACTATCAGCCTTAGCATGGCAACGGCTTCTGCCGAATCCCTAGAACAGATCTACAACCTCGACATGATCGTCAATCTGGCCTTGGCACGAAATCCCTTGGTTTCGATCGCTGAGGGAAACATCGACCAGCAGAAGGGGAACCAGACAACGGCGGGCGCGTACCCCAACCCGACTGTGACAGGCCACGGTGGTCAGGGTAAGCTTAAAGACACGATCGTGGGACCACCGGAGAATATTTTGTCAGTCACCGAATATAACGTCATGGTGGGGCAGCCGATCGAATGGCCGGCCATGCGGGCCGCACGGCGACAAGTGGCGGATCTCGGGGTAGTGACCGCCAATGTCGGCATGGTGGAAACACGGTTGAATTTGGTTTCGCAAGTGAAGGTGGCCTTCTATGATCTGCTCTTGGCGCAACAAGGCGCCGATCTCGCACGCCAGAACCTGGACATCGTTGAAGGTGTGACAAGGATCGTCAACACACGCGTCAAGTCAGGTGAAGCCCCTCAATTCGAATCCATCAAGGCCGAGGTCGAAGTCCTGAAGGCTCGTCAGCATCTCGCACGCGCGGACAATTTCGTTCGGAACAGCCGTGTGGTCGTGGACACCTTGACCGGCGGTGCGCTTGGGCCAACCTATATGGTCCACGGTGAATTCAGAATGCTTCCTCGAGATTTGCAGATTGAACGGTTAATGGCTCGCATGATGGAGCAGCATCCAAGCATCCAGCGTTTGATGAAATCCGTGGAACAGTCTGACTGGAAGATTGAATTCGAACGGCAGGCGCGGATGCCGACGGTGACCCTCAACGGTGGCTTTTGGCGCGAGATCGGACGGGAAGCGGTCCAAGGGGGCCTGTCTGTGCCGATGCCGCTTTGGTACCGCCGTCAAGGAGAAATTGCTGCATCGTTAGGCGCGAAGCGTCGAGAGGAAGCCGAGCTGCTTCGGATGCGCAACGATCTGGGACGAGCCATCTCTCAGCACTTTCAGGATGTCCGTACCACGGGGGAGTTGATTGAGGTGTTCGACAAGGGTCTGCTGAGACAGGCTCAGGAGGCTCTGAGGATTGCACAGTTTAGCTTCCAGCAAGGGGCCTCCAGCTTGCTCGAAGTATTGGATGCGCAACGTGTGCAGCGACAGATCTTGCTGGACTATGCGCTGGCGCGGCACGATCTCTCTGTCTCGCTGGCTCGGCTTGAACAGGCGGTGGGAGGATTGTTGTGA
- a CDS encoding BrnT family toxin translates to MPKPTFEWDDGKDLLNQKKHGVSFEDAQNAFDDPRRIVIRDLDHEKGEKRFFCLGVVEGNVLTVRFSYRKKRIRIYGAGYWRQGRKRYEQENQIHR, encoded by the coding sequence ATGCCAAAGCCCACCTTTGAATGGGATGACGGAAAAGATCTCCTCAACCAAAAGAAGCATGGTGTGTCGTTTGAAGACGCGCAAAACGCCTTTGATGATCCCAGACGCATCGTTATCCGAGATCTCGATCATGAAAAAGGGGAGAAGCGGTTCTTCTGTCTTGGAGTGGTCGAGGGCAATGTGCTAACGGTACGATTTTCGTATAGGAAAAAGCGGATCCGCATTTATGGAGCAGGCTACTGGAGGCAAGGGAGGAAACGCTATGAGCAAGAAAATCAGATACACCGATGA
- a CDS encoding excisionase family DNA-binding protein yields the protein MTTSTREPIEPTAEDIALAKKARQVLASHQDQSMDLYVQIIQKRNPTERLLLPPSAVRLLFTILEEMSDGNAVTLIPVRAELTTQEAADVLNVSGPFLVNLLDEQRVPYRKVGTHRRIFFTDLMRYKHQLDADRRATLDQLTQDAQALKMGY from the coding sequence ATGACCACTTCGACCAGAGAACCGATTGAACCGACCGCCGAGGACATCGCGCTCGCGAAGAAAGCGCGACAGGTCCTGGCATCGCATCAAGACCAATCCATGGATCTCTACGTTCAGATTATTCAGAAGCGGAACCCCACTGAACGTCTATTGTTGCCTCCTTCCGCTGTGCGACTCCTGTTCACGATCCTTGAGGAAATGTCGGATGGCAATGCCGTCACACTTATTCCGGTCCGTGCCGAACTCACGACCCAAGAGGCTGCTGACGTGCTGAACGTCTCCGGTCCGTTCCTCGTAAATCTATTAGACGAACAGAGAGTCCCCTACCGCAAGGTTGGCACCCATCGACGCATTTTCTTCACAGATCTCATGCGCTATAAGCATCAGCTCGACGCGGACCGCCGTGCGACCCTCGATCAATTGACCCAAGATGCGCAAGCACTGAAGATGGGCTATTGA
- a CDS encoding RNA methyltransferase: MPKLPALTRAQASLIRQLFCDKKTRSREGAFVLEGTKSCLDLMHRHPQSILSLIVSPRFLCDEAEAARRVRTKLSVRQFVCPDAGFEKLTDVEAPQGILAVVRQPRWDEEQVFKQSRVLGIYGDRLQDPANVGAIIRTAAALKLSGVWLSVDSADPFSPKVIRATAGTILSLPVFQAQDFRAFCSYGCDIYSAVMALVERVSIRDIRTIPSRLMIAVGNEGAGLDPDIVKASRVRFSIPMAEGVESLNVAATAAISAFYFGGLRPDSQVASKMP; encoded by the coding sequence GTGCCGAAGCTTCCGGCTCTCACCCGTGCACAGGCCTCCCTGATCCGGCAACTGTTTTGCGATAAGAAAACCAGATCGAGAGAAGGAGCCTTTGTCCTTGAAGGGACCAAGTCCTGTCTCGATCTGATGCATCGACATCCACAGTCCATCCTCAGCCTGATCGTATCGCCGCGGTTTCTCTGTGACGAGGCCGAGGCGGCCCGCAGAGTGCGCACGAAACTGTCTGTGCGCCAGTTCGTTTGCCCGGACGCCGGCTTTGAAAAACTGACTGATGTGGAAGCGCCGCAAGGGATACTTGCGGTCGTCCGTCAGCCTCGATGGGACGAGGAGCAGGTGTTCAAGCAATCGAGAGTATTGGGAATCTACGGAGACAGGCTCCAAGATCCAGCGAATGTGGGAGCGATTATCCGAACAGCCGCAGCACTGAAGCTATCCGGAGTATGGTTGAGTGTCGATTCCGCTGATCCTTTCAGCCCTAAAGTCATCCGCGCCACGGCCGGCACGATCCTGAGCCTTCCGGTCTTCCAGGCGCAGGACTTTCGAGCTTTCTGCTCGTATGGATGTGACATCTATTCAGCAGTCATGGCTTTGGTCGAGAGAGTCTCGATCAGGGATATTCGGACAATACCAAGCCGCCTCATGATTGCTGTTGGAAACGAAGGAGCGGGGTTGGATCCGGACATCGTGAAGGCGTCCCGCGTCAGGTTTTCTATTCCAATGGCCGAGGGGGTGGAGTCATTGAACGTTGCAGCGACAGCGGCGATTTCGGCCTTCTACTTCGGAGGATTGCGGCCCGATTCTCAGGTCGCATCGAAGATGCCGTAA
- a CDS encoding DUF1778 domain-containing protein: protein MLRVAVECNKRINLRVRTEQKAMLLRAAALRYTELTDFVLRSALREAESVIEKAERITLSERDSLTLLKLLEKPPPPNARLRKALASYRKRNKRLGLARGADRKTPLPEGS from the coding sequence ATGCTTCGAGTTGCTGTAGAGTGTAATAAGCGGATCAATCTCCGGGTGCGGACGGAGCAGAAGGCCATGCTCCTGCGGGCGGCGGCGTTGAGATACACGGAGCTGACGGATTTTGTGCTGCGATCGGCCTTGCGCGAAGCTGAGAGTGTGATCGAAAAAGCTGAACGCATCACGTTGTCGGAGCGGGACAGCCTCACGCTGCTAAAGTTGCTCGAAAAGCCACCTCCTCCAAACGCCCGGCTCAGGAAGGCTCTTGCCTCGTATCGAAAGCGAAATAAGCGTCTCGGCCTGGCACGAGGAGCCGATCGCAAAACGCCACTACCGGAAGGCAGTTGA
- a CDS encoding type IV toxin-antitoxin system AbiEi family antitoxin domain-containing protein: MKHVELNRRAEAVFRRHRGVLRTSHALKLGIHPRILYRLRDAGRLVAVTRGVYRLADLPEPSHPDLLVVARRVPQAVMCLISALSFHGLTTQIPHEVQIALPRRTRYPRLDHPPLRVFLMTGAAYTEGVETHSIEGIPLRVYDPAKTVVDCFKFRNKIGIDVAVEALRLARERKRVTPRALLQYARLCRVERVMRPYLEALT; the protein is encoded by the coding sequence ATGAAGCACGTTGAGCTGAATCGCCGAGCTGAAGCTGTGTTCCGCCGCCATCGAGGCGTGCTACGGACTTCTCATGCCCTGAAGCTTGGGATCCATCCACGCATTCTCTACCGCCTTCGTGACGCCGGACGACTTGTTGCAGTGACACGGGGAGTCTATCGGCTGGCCGACCTCCCTGAGCCGAGCCATCCGGATCTTCTTGTCGTGGCACGCCGAGTCCCGCAGGCCGTGATGTGTCTCATCTCGGCACTCTCCTTCCATGGCCTCACCACCCAAATCCCGCACGAGGTCCAGATTGCGTTGCCTCGTCGGACCCGGTATCCACGGCTCGACCATCCTCCGCTTCGCGTCTTTCTGATGACGGGTGCTGCGTACACTGAAGGGGTCGAAACGCATTCTATCGAGGGAATTCCGCTTCGCGTCTATGACCCAGCAAAGACGGTGGTGGACTGCTTCAAGTTTCGGAACAAAATCGGCATTGATGTGGCCGTTGAGGCACTGCGACTGGCCCGTGAGCGGAAACGCGTGACGCCCCGTGCGCTGCTTCAGTATGCGCGCCTCTGCCGAGTGGAACGTGTGATGCGTCCGTATCTGGAGGCACTCACATAA